In Hymenobacter volaticus, the genomic window CCTCAGTGAGGTCCGGGGCGTGCGTATAAGGGTGAATCTCACAGTAAACATTCAACTCCCGAATGCGTCGGGCAATGAGCTGAGTGTACTGCGACCCAAAGTCGAGGATCAGAATCTGTTGAGGCATAGGCAAAGGTAAGCAGGTAGTGGGGGAGCACAAAAGATCCTGGCACTAGTAATTGATATTACCTGTTGGGTCTTGAAATTGTATCAATAATGTTCAAGGAAATAGTATTAGTTAAAAAATTAATTGTCTTATACACTGATATTATAAATATACTATGTATGTTTGCATCAAGTAATGCTGGCTCACAATTATTGCTAGCCTTAGTACCGCATATCTACTCTGTTCTATTACCTCCCACACCTGTTGTATGAAGTCCTTTGTACAGTTCATTTTTGGCATGACGAGCCTTTTCTTGTCAACAGCTGCCGTAGCGCAGAGTGCTACTGGCACGCCTACAAGCACCCGGACAATGCCAAAAACGGTTATTGCCATGAGCGCTACGCCAGTTGCTATGCCTTCGCCAGCGCCTGCAGCGCCAGCTGCTCCATTAGAAGCGAAAGACTTTAAAGGAACCGTAGTTGATGAACTGGGAGAGCCTTTGGCAGGGGTAGTCGTCTCTGTAGTGTCAACTAAAAATCAGTTCAGTGCCGCTACGACCACCACCACTAACTCTGAAGGTGAATATTTGCTGCGTACTACCAACGCATCACCGGTACTGCAAGTAAGCTATGCTGGCTACGAAGACATACGGCAACAAGCCACATATGCCCATCCTATCACGTTTCAACTCCAAGCAATTGATAATTACGAGCGCCAGTTGAAAAAGAAAGTGAAAGCTGCCGAGAAGGCCTGGCACAAATAACAAACAGTACCCGACGAAAATAGCGTCCATTATAAAGCTGCTTGCTGATCGTCGAGAGGGTAAGCTACTCGCTAATTTACTATAAGGTTGGTACTATAAAATCTTGCTA contains:
- a CDS encoding carboxypeptidase regulatory-like domain-containing protein, which produces MKSFVQFIFGMTSLFLSTAAVAQSATGTPTSTRTMPKTVIAMSATPVAMPSPAPAAPAAPLEAKDFKGTVVDELGEPLAGVVVSVVSTKNQFSAATTTTTNSEGEYLLRTTNASPVLQVSYAGYEDIRQQATYAHPITFQLQAIDNYERQLKKKVKAAEKAWHK